The sequence ATACTCGTCGCTCGCCGCCGCCTACCAGTTCGCTCTGAACATTGCCGGCATGGAGTTCTGTCGGGAACGCATGCGGTGGGCCGGCATGACCTACCAGGCAACGCCGCAGCCCTTTCCGGACTGGCCATTCGACAGCTTCGACGACTGGCGCAACGATCAGCACCGACGTGACGCCTACAACGCGGCCGAACGGGCGGCAGCCGCGCAGACCAGCCCCGGAAAGGTGGGGATTCCCGAGTTCAAATTGACGAGCAACGGCCCCTGGGTGGTGGGCGAGACCGAGATCGAGCAGGCGTTGATTCTCTACGACGCGTCGCCGACGAGCCTGCGCGCCGAGTGGGAGACCGACGAGCTGTGGGTGTCCTGGCTCGACTGGCTGAGGGAGACGCGCGCCCACGGCGGCTTCACCGTCAGCTGAACGTGCCGCTAACGCTGGTCGGGGCGGTGCCGGGCGAACGCGTCGCGCTTGCCCCAACGGCCGGGGACGTCCAGGAGCGCGATCTGCCCGAAGGTGGCGGGTAGCGCCGGGTCCACGGCCAGGTGATCCTCGTGCGGGTTGATGCCGAGCATGGTGCGGATCAGCAGCATGCAGGCTCCACTGGACCACGCCTGCGGGCTGCCGGCGGTCGGATACCGGATCGGAAACCGGGTGGTGTCGCGGTCGAACCCGCCGAACGCCTCGGGTAGCCGGCCCTCGAAGTAGGTGGCGGCGGAGAGGATGCCCTCGGCGATCCGGGCCGCCTCGTTGCCGAACCCGTACCGGCGCAGACCCCAGGCGATGAACGAGTTGTCGAACGGCCAGACCGTGCCGTTGTGGTAGCCGAGCGGGTTGTAGCGGCGCTGCCCCTCGGCGAACGTCCGCACCCCCCAACCCGAGAAGAGCGCCGGACCCATCAGGTGCTCGACCACCCGGGGTGCCCGCTCCGGTGGCACGATGCCGCTCCACAACAGGTGCCCGATGTTTGACGACAGGCTGTCCACGGGAGTGCCGTCGTGGTCGAGCGCGAGCGCGTAGAAGCCGCGGTCCTCCAGCCAGAACTCCCGGTTGAACCGCTCGTACAGGGCAGCCGCCTCGCTCTCCAGCCGATCGGCGAAGGCGGGATCACCCCAGAAGGTACGGGCCAGCCGGGCTCCTCGGATCTTGGCGTCGTAGGCGTACCCCTGGGTTTCGCAGGTGGCCCTCGGGAAGCCCGGCAGCCGGCCGTCGGCGTAGGAGATGCTGTCCCAGGAGTCCTTCCAACACTGGTTGTCCAGGCCGGTGGCGCGGTTGCGTCGCTGGTACCAGATGTAGCCGGTGGAGTTCAGGTCCGCGTACAGGTCGATCCAGGCCAGCGCCGCGCGGACCTCCTGCTCCAACTCCATCACCAACGCGGTGTCGCCGCTCCACCGCTCGTACTCGTCGAGCAGCACCACGAACAGCGGTGAGGCGTCCACGGTGCCGTAGTAGGGGGAGTGCGGCTGCTCCTCGAACGCGGCCGACTCCCCGTAGCGCAGCTCGTGCAGGATCCGACCCGGGTCCTCCTCCAACACGTCGTCGGTCCGAACCCCCTGCAACGACGCGAGGATCCGCAGGGTCGGTGGGGTCAGCGTCGGGGCGATCGGCAGGGTCTGCAAGCAGGTCAACAGACTGTCCCGGCCGAACAGGGTCATGAACCAGGGCAGCCCGGCGGCGGGCACGCTCGCGCCGCCGAGCGACAGCGGGGCGAAGCGCAGCGCCGCCAGGTCCACCAGGCTGCGGCGGTAGACCTGCTGAAGGCCGACGTTCTCGGTGTCCAGGGTCGGGGCCGCCGCGATCCAGGCCTGCACGCTCTCCGGCAGTGTGGAGTCGTCCGGCCGTTGGGCGCGCAGGGCGGCGCGCAGGTCGACGCCGTCCGGACGCAGCGCCAGCATGACGGCCTGCAACCGGGTCGACCACTGCCTCCCGGGGGGCAGCCGGACCGCGAACCGGAGGCCTCCGGGGTCGAACTCCGCCGGCTCACTCGCCGACACGACGACCTCACGTCGGTAGGTGTCGCGCCGGTAGCCCAGGCGCAACTCGTCCGGGCCGACGTGCGTGTAACGGGCGCCGGTCTTGTCACCGCTGTCGAACTTGATCTCGAAGATGTCGGCGAAGTCGGCCGCCACCTCCAGGCGCACGTCGAGCGTCATGTCCCGCTCGCCGTAGTTGAAGATCGTCAGCGACTCGGTGAGATCCGGGCCGATGCGCCGACGCCGAATGGCCGACACGTCGGCCTCCACGTAGTCCACCGCCGCGCCCGGCACCACGAAGAACGTGACCTCGAAGTACTGGCTGTCGTCCACCGACAGCGCGGTCATGCACTCGCCGTTGACGGTGAGCCGCCAGCGGGACAGGAAGCGCGTGTCGGCGGCGAAGAGACCGACCGGGGTGCTCGGGGAGGATTCCACGTCGCCACTGGCGTCGGACACCATGAAGGTGTTCCCGTCGATGCACGCCACGGTGCCCGCGATGTCCCTCATCGGTCACGCCCCACTGTCGGTCACGCCCCACTGTCGGGGTCGTCGCGCTGAGGCGGCCCGGGCTCACGCGGGAACAGCCGCCCGATGCGCAGCGCCAGGGCGAGGTCACCGTCGACCATGATGTCGCCCCGGGTGATCGCCGCCAGCCCGTTCACCTCGCCCCGCGCCATCGCCTCCGCTACCTGCGAAGACACCTGAATCACAGTGGTGGCGGGACCGCCGCTTCGGGTCACCCGCATCCGGCCATGGTCGATGTCCAGCAGCCACTGCTCCAGGTGGCCACCGTCGCGGATGTCGAATCGCACGCTCCCACGGACCTTGCTGAACCGCGGATCCCGGCAAGCAACCGTCAACCGCTCGAAGAAGGCGCTGGTCGCCGACATCCCACCTCCTCGGGCGCTGGTAAGAGCGGATGCCGGCTACCCGGTGCGAGTCACTCCTAACGCCGGACGATGCCCCCTGTTCACGGTGCGAGTGAAAAGCGGGTCCAGGTGGTCGCGTCAGTGGTGACGAGGACGTGGTCCGGTTCGCCCGTCGACCCGTCGTCGCGCCCGAAGACCCACGCGTACCCGGGCGCCACACTGACCGCACCGACGAGCTGGCCGTACTCCCGGGCGACAGTGAAATGCTCCCCGTCGTCCCGGCTGACCAGCAACCGCCCCGGGCGGTCGTCGTCGGTGCCCTCGCCGGGCGCGATCGCCAGGAGCGACCCGTCCGACCCCACGGTGAGGTCGTAGGGCAGTTGGCCCGCCAGGTCGGCGCCGGTGGCCGTCCAGGTCTTCGCGCCGTCAGTGGTCCGCAGCAGCCGCACCCCGCCCTTCGACGACTGGGTCAGCACGTACCCTTCCCGATCGTCGAGCCCGGCCGCCGTGACCACCGTCGCGTCGTCGCCCACCTCCCAGGAGGTCCAGGTCGCGCCTCGGTCGGCGCTGCGCGCGACTGTCGAACCCTGGCCGCCGCTCATCTGGTACGTGGCCCAGATGCTGCCGTCGGCTGCCGGGTAGAGGCTGAACAGCGGACGCCACGAGGGTGCCGTGGCGGTGAGCCGGTACACCGTTCCACTCGACGGGTCCACCGCCAGCGGCTCCGACACCGGCGCACAGCCGAACCCGCAGAGGACCGGTCGGGCCGTCGCCGGGAACACGGGTACGGCGACGATCGCGGAATCCGCGTCCCGCCAGGTGCGGCCGTAGTCGGTGGAGAGGTGGGGCAGCCCCGAGTCGGTGACCAGGTAGGACCGCTCACCGAGGACGAAGAAGTTCGTGCCGCTGCCCGGCGTCCCGGCGGCGGTGCCGGCCACACATCGGCTGCCCTCGAAACGCGCCGCGTCCCAGTCCGACCAGCTGCGGCCGTTGTCGCCGGTGTAGGCGAAGCGCACGACGCAGCCGTCCTGCCGCACGTCGACAGCGGAGTCGGGCCCGGTCAGGGTGAACTGGCTGAACTGCGCACCCGACGGCGTCGGCGGGTCGGCCGGCGCGGCCCGGTCCGGCTCGACCACCAGCGGTGCGACAGTCAGCCCGGCCAGGACGACCAGTGCGGCCGTCACCATCGCGACCGACCGGCGTCGACGGGACCGAGCGGTGCTCCGTAGCTCGTCGAGGGGCGGCGGCGAGACGGCCTCGGTGACGGTGTCCACGTCGAATCCGGAGAACTCACGACCGGACATCTATCCTCCCGGTTTCCGTAGCGTCGGTGTCGGCGAGCAGCGCCGCCAGGGCGACCCGGCCCCGCGACAGCCGGGACTTCACAGTCCCGGACGACACGCCCAGCGTGGCCGCGATCTCGTCCACCGGCAGGTCGACGAGGTAGTGCAGGGCCAGCGCGACCCGCTGCCCCTCCGGCAGCACGCGCAGCGCCGCGAGCAGGGCGAGGTGCTCCGGGGAGTGATCGGCGACGGCTGGCGGCGGACCGATCCGGCGCAGCAGCCCGTCGAGCATCCGCCGACGGCGGAACCGGCTGCGGGCCCAGTTCACAGCGACCCGACGCAACCAGGCTTCCGGGTTCTCCAGCCCGGCGAACCGCCCCGGCGCCATCAGCGCTCGGGTGAACGCCTCCTGCACCGCCTCCTGCGCCTCGGTCAGGTCGCCGGTCACCGCGTACAGCTGCACGACCAGTCGTCGGAAACAGCCGGCGTAGAGCTCGGAGATCAGATCGCCGTCGGACACCGTCACCCCCCTTCTCCACCACTCCCACCAACGGGCCGGGAAGAAGGTTCCAATGGCCGGACAGAATCCGGTCAGCCGAGGTTGAAGTCCACCACGACCGGCGTCCGCCGGATCCGCACGGGGAGCGCGGCGTCGAAGCCGGCGGCGTCCGGGTGCCAGACCGGCGGTGTGTACGCGCAGTCGCAGCGCACCTTCACCCGCTGTCCGGGGAGCAGCCGCAGGGCGTAACCGCTGCCCACGTCCGCCACGCCGGCCAGGTCCCCGGTGGCCGCGTCGAACGCGATCACCTGGGCGTAGGTGAGCAACTCGTCGACCCGTACCGTCCCGGTCAGCGGCGTTCCGGCTGGCAGCGCCTGGTTCAGGGTCGCCGTCTGCCGGGCGCGGACCCGCACCGGCCGCGCCTGCTGCCGACCGCCCACCCCGCCGGACCAGACGGTCGCCAGCCCGGCGGCGGCGAACTGCACCGGCCAGTGGTACGGGCCGAGGCCGGTGATCGTGTAACGGCCGTCCTCGTCGGTGGTCGGGCCGTGGTCGTCGTACTTCGGGTGCGGCACGTAGGGCACCACCATGACCAGCGCACGGGGGATCGGTGCGCCCGTCGCCGCGTTGGTCACCACCCCGACGACGGTGCCCGGCGGGTCGAGCCGGATGGCCGGCGCGCTGGTCACCACGCCGGGCCGCACCTGAATCACCTGTGCCCGCTCGCGTTCACCGGTGCCGCCGTGCCGGCCGACCCACTGCAAGCCGTGCACCGTCGTGTCGTAGGGGTGCACCAGCAGCCGGTACCTCCCCGGGGCGACGTCGCCGGTCACCAGGACGCCCTGCTCGTCGGCGCAGCCCCCGTACCGTCCGAGTTGGTCCTCGCCGAGGGTGACCGCCGCCAACGCCGCGGCGTCCACCGGGACGAGCGCGGCGCAGGCCCGGGGGACCGGCGCGCCGGTCGCCGCGTCGCGGACCACGGTGCGGACGCCGCCGGGCGCGGGCGACCCGGGGGTACGCGCGGTGGCCGGCGCGGCGGCCTCCCCGACGAGCAGTGCGACGGCGATGGTGGCGGTCAGGTGGCGCAGGAGAGCGTGCCTCATCGGGGTGTCCTTCCGGCGGCGCGGCGGGTTGGGCCGACGGTATCGGCGCTCAGCTGATCCAAATCTGTCAATGTCGTGATGTCGACCGTTCCCGGCGGCCACCTCCGCACCCGCAGGACGACTGCACGAAGGTGCTGCTCAAGGTCTGACCGGGTGGGCGCTGCCGGCGGGGGAGTGCGTCACGGG comes from Micromonospora vinacea and encodes:
- a CDS encoding amylo-alpha-1,6-glucosidase encodes the protein MRDIAGTVACIDGNTFMVSDASGDVESSPSTPVGLFAADTRFLSRWRLTVNGECMTALSVDDSQYFEVTFFVVPGAAVDYVEADVSAIRRRRIGPDLTESLTIFNYGERDMTLDVRLEVAADFADIFEIKFDSGDKTGARYTHVGPDELRLGYRRDTYRREVVVSASEPAEFDPGGLRFAVRLPPGRQWSTRLQAVMLALRPDGVDLRAALRAQRPDDSTLPESVQAWIAAAPTLDTENVGLQQVYRRSLVDLAALRFAPLSLGGASVPAAGLPWFMTLFGRDSLLTCLQTLPIAPTLTPPTLRILASLQGVRTDDVLEEDPGRILHELRYGESAAFEEQPHSPYYGTVDASPLFVVLLDEYERWSGDTALVMELEQEVRAALAWIDLYADLNSTGYIWYQRRNRATGLDNQCWKDSWDSISYADGRLPGFPRATCETQGYAYDAKIRGARLARTFWGDPAFADRLESEAAALYERFNREFWLEDRGFYALALDHDGTPVDSLSSNIGHLLWSGIVPPERAPRVVEHLMGPALFSGWGVRTFAEGQRRYNPLGYHNGTVWPFDNSFIAWGLRRYGFGNEAARIAEGILSAATYFEGRLPEAFGGFDRDTTRFPIRYPTAGSPQAWSSGACMLLIRTMLGINPHEDHLAVDPALPATFGQIALLDVPGRWGKRDAFARHRPDQR
- a CDS encoding SCP2 sterol-binding domain-containing protein, with translation MSATSAFFERLTVACRDPRFSKVRGSVRFDIRDGGHLEQWLLDIDHGRMRVTRSGGPATTVIQVSSQVAEAMARGEVNGLAAITRGDIMVDGDLALALRIGRLFPREPGPPQRDDPDSGA
- a CDS encoding WD40/YVTN/BNR-like repeat-containing protein: MSGREFSGFDVDTVTEAVSPPPLDELRSTARSRRRRSVAMVTAALVVLAGLTVAPLVVEPDRAAPADPPTPSGAQFSQFTLTGPDSAVDVRQDGCVVRFAYTGDNGRSWSDWDAARFEGSRCVAGTAAGTPGSGTNFFVLGERSYLVTDSGLPHLSTDYGRTWRDADSAIVAVPVFPATARPVLCGFGCAPVSEPLAVDPSSGTVYRLTATAPSWRPLFSLYPAADGSIWATYQMSGGQGSTVARSADRGATWTSWEVGDDATVVTAAGLDDREGYVLTQSSKGGVRLLRTTDGAKTWTATGADLAGQLPYDLTVGSDGSLLAIAPGEGTDDDRPGRLLVSRDDGEHFTVAREYGQLVGAVSVAPGYAWVFGRDDGSTGEPDHVLVTTDATTWTRFSLAP
- a CDS encoding RNA polymerase sigma factor, yielding MTVSDGDLISELYAGCFRRLVVQLYAVTGDLTEAQEAVQEAFTRALMAPGRFAGLENPEAWLRRVAVNWARSRFRRRRMLDGLLRRIGPPPAVADHSPEHLALLAALRVLPEGQRVALALHYLVDLPVDEIAATLGVSSGTVKSRLSRGRVALAALLADTDATETGRIDVRS
- a CDS encoding carboxypeptidase-like regulatory domain-containing protein produces the protein MRHALLRHLTATIAVALLVGEAAAPATARTPGSPAPGGVRTVVRDAATGAPVPRACAALVPVDAAALAAVTLGEDQLGRYGGCADEQGVLVTGDVAPGRYRLLVHPYDTTVHGLQWVGRHGGTGERERAQVIQVRPGVVTSAPAIRLDPPGTVVGVVTNAATGAPIPRALVMVVPYVPHPKYDDHGPTTDEDGRYTITGLGPYHWPVQFAAAGLATVWSGGVGGRQQARPVRVRARQTATLNQALPAGTPLTGTVRVDELLTYAQVIAFDAATGDLAGVADVGSGYALRLLPGQRVKVRCDCAYTPPVWHPDAAGFDAALPVRIRRTPVVVDFNLG